DNA sequence from the Sulfurimonas sediminis genome:
CGTTTGCCAAAATAGGATAGTCAATGGCATCATCCCCTGAAAATACCTTCAGCTCCGGTCTGCGTGAAAGCAGTTCTACAGTACGCTCCAGGCTGCCTGTTGCTTCTTTGACTCCGTAAATATTTTTGACGTCATCAAAAAGTCTGATTGTTGTATCTGCAGAAATGTCCACACCTGTACGTCCGGGAACATTATAAAGCATAAACGGCAGTTCACTCACAGCCTCAGCTATGGCTTTGTAGTGCTGGTACAGACCTTCTTGCGAAGGCTTGTTGTAGTAAGGCGAAACAGAAAAGATGGCATCGACGCCACAGCTTTGCGCATGTTTTGCAATTTCTATCGCTTCATGTGTTGCATTGCTGCCTGCTCCTGCCAAAACTTTTGTCTGTGTGCCTTTACAGACTTCTACGGCAATTTCTATACAGCGTTTGTGTTCATCATGTGTCAGTGTGGCACTTTCGCCTGTTGTTCCGACAGGACATACTGCATTCATACCGTTGTTTATTTGGCGTTGTATTAACGCAGCATAGGTCTGTTCATCAAGTTTTCCGTTTTTAAACGGAGTTATCAGTGCGGTTGAAGAACCTGTTACTAAATTCATTCTAAATAGCCTTTAAAAATAATGGCTAATTATAGCTAAAAAGTATTAAATTTTTTCAGATTCGAAGTTTTTAATGTAGCGTTTTCTTTTGGCCTCTTTCATTTTTGAGTTGTCTGCGATGATAAACCCTTCGACCACACCATGCAGTCCTTCATTGACACTGAAATCGAAAAAACGGACGGCCCCCTCATCATACAGTTCTGCATACTGTTTAAACAGAGTCGGCACAGTCGTTCCCAGCTCTTTGAGATATTTTTTTAAAACGACAAATCCCTCTTTGTATGATCTGTATTTAAAGAGCATGTCAAACTCCTGTTTTTGCTCATAAGACATAAAGTAGGGTGTTTTTGCACTCATCATATCGGTATTGCAGGCAAAATGCAGAGAGTAAAAGTAGACAAGTGCCGCAACAGCCTGTTTGGGTGTGTCTGCATTAATAGTTACCGTTCCGTAGGTATAGATAATATGCGGATTTTTTGCCAGATAGGCACCGACACCCTGCCAAAGATTGTCAAGAGCCCGTGATCCCCAGTATTTGGGCTGAACAAAACTGCGGCCTAGTTCTACGGAGTTGTGACAGTAGTCTTGAAAATGTTCACTGAAATTACACAGATTATAGGTATACAGACCCTCCATACCACGGTTTTTGATGATTTGCGCGACTTCTCCTATGCGGTATGCGCCGACAATTTCGAGATCTTCTTCATCCCAGAGTATGAGATGTTTGTAGTAGTTGTCATACAAATCATTGTCTTTTGCACTGCCTGTGCCTCCGCCGATTGCACGAAAAGATATTTCTCGTACACGCCCGAGTTCCTGCATAAGAAAAGGGGCTTCGTCTGCCTGTGCCAGGATGATTTTTTTGCCATCAAGCGTATGTCCCAAAACTTCTGCTTTGTTGACTTCGGCACGCAGAAGCATCTTATTGTGTGCCGCTGTAATGGTAGTCTCTGTTTGCAATACACACTCTTTTTTTGTTCCCAGGGTATAAAGATGCCGGTAAAAAAGTTTGAGATATTCATCAATACTAATCTTTTCATCAGAAAAAGAACTCAAAGGAATGACTCTGCCTATGTTGAAGGCGAGCGGTTTTTTTTCTCCTGCTGTGACAAACTCATGCGGGAGCATTAAAAGACCGCTGAGCTTTTTAGGCAGCAGGAAAGATACAAAATAAAACAAAAGACTGTTGCGCCCTTCAATCCTGACAGGCAAAATCGGTGTTTTGTTCCTTTTTGCAATTTTTAAAAAGCTTGCTTTCCACGGGGTGTCTTTAATCCCTTTGAGCGAAAATCTGTTGACAATACCTGCCGGAAAGATAATGACGGCCTCTTCGTTGGACAAAGCTTCATTGATGGCTTTGATGCTTGTTTTTGTAATAGCTCCCGTGATGTTGTCTACGGGAATGATAATGTCACTTGCCTGTGTTACCCCCATAAGCATACCGTTTACCATCAGTCTTACTTTTTTGTTTTCTCGTACACTCGCGATGAGTTGCACCAGGGCAAAGGCATCGGAGGCACCGGTTATATGATTTGCGACAACCAGTACTCTGCCCGTTGAGGGAATATTTTTAAGTTCCTTTGGTTTGATGGTGTAGTCTATGTCCAACAGTTCAAGCATACTGTCGACGAACTCCAGTCCATGCAGATAATGGTTTTTTTCGTAAATTTCATTGTATTTTTCTTCATGGAATATTTTTTTGAGTCTTTTTATAAAAAAATTGTTGACAGGTGCGGGAAGGTATTTGAGTGCTTTTTTAAAATTTGTTTTGTAGGCTTTTTCTATATCCAACATATTATATTTTCTCCTTTTTTATGAGTATACTTTTTGTTTTACCGTCAATTTTTTTCAAAAGTGCCGGCAACAAGAGTAGATCTACCAGCAGGGCGATGAGCAAAGCAATGGCCGTAATGAGTCCGAAATTTGCATTGAGCATAAACTGAGAAAGACGGAAGACTATGAATGCACTGCTTAAAACGACAGTGGTCAGAACCATTGCCAGGCCTGCATACTGCATGACATAGGCAAGGGCATTTTCAAAATCAAAGCTTTTTTTTCTTGCTTCTTTGTATTTGACTAAAAAGTGAATGGTATCATCTATGGCAATGCCCAAAATGATGGCACCGGAGATGGCAACACCCAGGTCTATGTTAATACCCAGCCAGCCCATCACCCCTATAACCAAGACGATAGGCAGGATATTTGGAATCAAAAAAAGCGGAATCATTTTTATATTTTTAAAAATAAAAAACATAAGCAAAGAGGTGACGGCAATGGCAAGCAGTATGGATTGGATGAGCGTATCGGTAACATCTGCCTGCATATGTGCAAACATCTGGGTCTGTCCGTTGACCTGTGCCGAGTAGGGTGTTTTTTTCCACCACTGCTCAATCCATTCTATCATTTGCAAATCTTTTGAGGTGTCAACGACATTCATGGCAACAGTGAGTCTCAGCAGCCGTTCATTGACATCCATTTTGTCATTTATTTCCATACCCTGCGGCAGTGAAAGCGAATAGAGAAGAAGATACTGGGCGATAAGATTGCTGT
Encoded proteins:
- a CDS encoding GNAT family N-acyltransferase is translated as MLDIEKAYKTNFKKALKYLPAPVNNFFIKRLKKIFHEEKYNEIYEKNHYLHGLEFVDSMLELLDIDYTIKPKELKNIPSTGRVLVVANHITGASDAFALVQLIASVRENKKVRLMVNGMLMGVTQASDIIIPVDNITGAITKTSIKAINEALSNEEAVIIFPAGIVNRFSLKGIKDTPWKASFLKIAKRNKTPILPVRIEGRNSLLFYFVSFLLPKKLSGLLMLPHEFVTAGEKKPLAFNIGRVIPLSSFSDEKISIDEYLKLFYRHLYTLGTKKECVLQTETTITAAHNKMLLRAEVNKAEVLGHTLDGKKIILAQADEAPFLMQELGRVREISFRAIGGGTGSAKDNDLYDNYYKHLILWDEEDLEIVGAYRIGEVAQIIKNRGMEGLYTYNLCNFSEHFQDYCHNSVELGRSFVQPKYWGSRALDNLWQGVGAYLAKNPHIIYTYGTVTINADTPKQAVAALVYFYSLHFACNTDMMSAKTPYFMSYEQKQEFDMLFKYRSYKEGFVVLKKYLKELGTTVPTLFKQYAELYDEGAVRFFDFSVNEGLHGVVEGFIIADNSKMKEAKRKRYIKNFESEKI
- the dapA gene encoding 4-hydroxy-tetrahydrodipicolinate synthase — protein: MNLVTGSSTALITPFKNGKLDEQTYAALIQRQINNGMNAVCPVGTTGESATLTHDEHKRCIEIAVEVCKGTQTKVLAGAGSNATHEAIEIAKHAQSCGVDAIFSVSPYYNKPSQEGLYQHYKAIAEAVSELPFMLYNVPGRTGVDISADTTIRLFDDVKNIYGVKEATGSLERTVELLSRRPELKVFSGDDAIDYPILANGGAGITSVTSNLMPDLKSELVNKALSGDFMGAKAINDKLYPLNKVMFCESNPIPVKAAMYIAGLTQTLEYRLPLVAPSKENMKKIEEVMKNYDIKGL